The candidate division WOR-3 bacterium genome has a window encoding:
- a CDS encoding glycosyltransferase family 4 protein: MRRKLKILILSDVYYPTPGGVSEHIYNFAMNMRNRGHRVVIVAPRGLGKKKSPDGDFDVIRAGKAIPFRANKSVAKVTAGLRVYWEVKDIIRNYDWDVIHTHGPFAPVMPMLGQKFDSRASLIGEHVTAKIATFHASYRKVLPYEIFKAYLKKPFSKIDGLIAVSEEAKKSVEQYFEGDFAIIPNGVNSEFFNPELKRIENFDSSDFNIFFAGRFDPRKGVNYLVKSFYFILKFVPNAKLWIGGGDRYRKLGLDLIMARLKAKNHEIAKRVEYLKFIPFSQLPRYFKSADVFCSPAIGGESFGIVLIEAMSCGTPVVASDIPGYREVVSDGKDGLLFRPKDIKDLAKKIVFLAQNPEVRKKMGFAGREKVLAKYSWDKVTDIIENYYYDILIQKSHE, translated from the coding sequence ATGAGACGAAAACTAAAAATCCTCATACTATCCGACGTCTATTATCCTACCCCAGGAGGCGTAAGCGAGCACATTTATAATTTTGCCATGAACATGAGAAATCGGGGGCACAGGGTTGTAATTGTCGCGCCTAGGGGACTGGGGAAAAAAAAATCACCCGACGGGGATTTTGACGTAATCAGGGCAGGAAAAGCAATACCATTCAGGGCTAACAAAAGCGTTGCCAAGGTCACGGCGGGTTTAAGAGTTTATTGGGAAGTAAAAGATATCATCAGAAATTACGATTGGGATGTGATCCACACCCACGGACCTTTCGCTCCGGTAATGCCTATGTTGGGGCAAAAATTCGATTCGAGAGCTTCTCTGATAGGAGAACACGTAACAGCAAAAATCGCAACTTTTCACGCCAGTTACAGAAAAGTTTTGCCCTACGAGATTTTCAAAGCTTACCTAAAAAAACCATTTTCAAAAATCGACGGTTTGATAGCTGTGAGTGAAGAAGCAAAGAAAAGCGTCGAGCAGTATTTTGAAGGCGATTTCGCGATAATACCCAACGGAGTCAATTCTGAATTTTTTAATCCAGAGCTCAAGAGAATTGAAAACTTCGACAGCTCTGATTTCAATATTTTTTTTGCCGGGAGATTTGACCCCAGAAAAGGGGTAAACTACCTGGTCAAAAGTTTCTATTTTATTCTTAAATTCGTACCCAACGCGAAACTCTGGATAGGCGGCGGCGACAGATACAGAAAACTCGGCCTCGACCTGATAATGGCAAGGTTGAAAGCCAAGAATCATGAAATCGCCAAGAGGGTCGAATACCTCAAGTTTATCCCTTTTTCACAGTTACCCCGTTATTTCAAAAGTGCCGATGTTTTTTGTTCGCCGGCGATAGGCGGAGAGAGTTTTGGAATAGTCCTTATAGAGGCAATGTCATGCGGAACTCCGGTTGTCGCTTCGGACATACCCGGGTACAGAGAAGTCGTCTCCGACGGGAAAGACGGACTTCTTTTCAGGCCTAAGGACATAAAAGACCTTGCAAAAAAAATAGTGTTTTTAGCGCAAAATCCAGAAGTTAGAAAAAAAATGGGTTTTGCAGGAAGGGAAAAGGTTCTCGCGAAGTATTCTTGGGACAAAGTCACCGACATCATCGAAAACTACTATTACGATATTCTCATCCAGAAGTCCCATGAATAA
- a CDS encoding polysaccharide deacetylase family protein: protein MNKNQFSAGVAGAFFSFYIYKRGLFDKSLTPILLYHDVTDRFYWTFSRTTVHLFRKQMSLLRKKDFFGVGIKEAARNKTSDKMFAITFDDALESVAENAFPVIEGEGFKADVYIVTDYAGRTSAEWDVNLGGIVKKHMDWDKIAFLSQKGWGIGSHSCTHRDLTLLTPDEVSEEAERSKQEIIEKTGVKPAFFSYPFGRTNPKIARIIQKAGYDGAVTSYPNRNSCFDPFMIGRRPVYLFDSAFDVLRRVERSSWKNIPYDFAGRGINFFARGVGIYKEKIEK from the coding sequence ATGAATAAAAATCAGTTTTCCGCCGGAGTTGCAGGAGCTTTTTTTTCTTTTTATATCTACAAAAGAGGTCTTTTCGACAAGTCCTTAACTCCGATACTCCTTTACCACGACGTCACGGACAGGTTTTATTGGACGTTTTCGAGGACTACAGTTCACTTGTTCAGAAAACAAATGTCTCTGCTGAGAAAAAAAGACTTTTTCGGCGTCGGAATAAAGGAGGCTGCGAGAAATAAAACATCGGATAAAATGTTCGCGATAACTTTCGACGACGCTCTCGAATCTGTCGCAGAGAACGCTTTTCCTGTTATCGAAGGGGAGGGATTCAAAGCTGATGTCTATATAGTGACCGACTATGCCGGCAGGACAAGCGCTGAATGGGACGTAAATCTCGGAGGCATAGTCAAAAAACACATGGACTGGGACAAAATAGCCTTCTTGTCCCAAAAAGGATGGGGGATAGGGTCGCACTCCTGCACGCACAGAGATTTGACCTTGCTGACGCCCGATGAGGTGAGTGAAGAAGCCGAGAGATCCAAACAGGAGATTATCGAAAAAACAGGAGTCAAACCGGCTTTTTTCAGCTATCCGTTCGGAAGGACAAACCCAAAAATAGCCCGAATAATACAGAAAGCCGGCTACGACGGCGCTGTAACTTCCTACCCTAACCGCAATTCGTGTTTTGACCCTTTTATGATCGGCAGAAGACCGGTCTATCTCTTCGACAGCGCCTTTGACGTCCTGAGAAGAGTCGAGAGATCTTCTTGGAAAAATATTCCCTACGACTTTGCAGGGAGAGGCATAAACTTTTTCGCGAGGGGAGTCGGAATTTACAAGGAAAAAATCGAAAAATGA